In Pollutimonas sp. M17, a single genomic region encodes these proteins:
- a CDS encoding AMP-binding protein, with amino-acid sequence MDDKYRQGLDKNPANYSSLTPVSFLQRSAHVFPEKAAIVDDDMTLTYSQFYRRCRAMASSLDSMGIKARDTVSVLCFNTHELLECHYSVPMLGAVLNALNTRLDPATLRFILEHGESRLLFYDTEFEPLLKQAVQGMASPPACVAIVRQAGASQGFSSLDYESLVAAGDADFQWQKVGDEWDAIALNYTSGTTGNPKGVVYHHRGAYLAALSNAMAFNMTADTVYLWTLPMFHCNGWSYTWAITAVGGTHVCLRKVQSDHVLERIERCKVTHMCGAPIVLNMLLNDFHNSGQALSSPVQFALGGAAPPSPVIRRAQEIGFGITHLYGLTESYGPSTLCVWQNEWASLSTDDLARKMARQGVGLFAIDDLAVARLDDGAMAPCDGQTLGELVMRGNTLMKGYLKNEAATREAFRGGWFRSGDLAVMHSDGYAEIKDRAKDIIISGGENISSQEVEEVLYRHPRVLEAAVVAMPDDKWGETPCAFVALKDAAQAADEQEIIAFCKANMASYKAPRKVVFGELPKTSTGKIRKNLLREQLAQEGGSGSREDSTQGR; translated from the coding sequence ATGGACGATAAATACCGCCAGGGGCTGGACAAGAACCCCGCCAATTATTCAAGCCTTACGCCCGTCAGCTTCCTGCAGAGGTCGGCGCACGTCTTCCCCGAAAAGGCCGCCATCGTCGATGACGACATGACGCTGACGTACAGCCAGTTTTATCGGCGATGCCGCGCCATGGCCTCGTCCCTGGACAGCATGGGCATCAAGGCCCGCGACACCGTGTCGGTGCTGTGCTTCAATACACACGAGCTGCTCGAGTGCCATTACTCCGTCCCGATGCTCGGCGCGGTGCTGAACGCCCTGAATACCCGCTTGGACCCGGCCACCTTGCGCTTCATCCTCGAGCATGGCGAATCGCGCCTGCTGTTCTACGACACCGAATTCGAACCGCTGCTCAAGCAGGCCGTACAGGGCATGGCGTCGCCGCCCGCATGCGTCGCCATTGTTCGCCAGGCGGGCGCCTCGCAAGGCTTTTCCAGCTTGGATTACGAAAGCCTGGTCGCAGCGGGCGATGCCGATTTCCAATGGCAAAAGGTCGGCGACGAATGGGATGCCATCGCGCTGAATTACACCTCGGGCACGACCGGCAATCCCAAGGGTGTCGTGTACCACCACCGGGGCGCCTATCTGGCCGCGCTGAGCAATGCCATGGCTTTCAACATGACGGCCGATACCGTCTATTTATGGACGCTGCCCATGTTCCACTGCAACGGCTGGTCCTATACCTGGGCCATCACGGCGGTGGGCGGCACGCATGTCTGCCTGCGCAAGGTTCAGTCGGATCATGTCCTGGAACGCATCGAACGCTGCAAGGTCACGCACATGTGCGGCGCGCCCATCGTGCTCAATATGCTGCTCAACGACTTCCACAACAGCGGCCAGGCCCTGTCCAGCCCGGTGCAGTTCGCGCTGGGCGGCGCGGCTCCGCCCAGTCCGGTCATACGCCGCGCTCAGGAAATCGGTTTCGGCATCACCCATCTGTATGGCCTTACCGAGTCCTACGGACCGTCCACCCTGTGCGTCTGGCAGAACGAATGGGCGTCGCTGTCCACCGACGATCTGGCGCGGAAGATGGCCAGGCAGGGCGTGGGCCTGTTCGCCATCGACGACCTGGCCGTCGCCCGCCTGGACGACGGCGCCATGGCTCCGTGCGACGGGCAGACCCTGGGCGAACTGGTCATGCGCGGCAATACGCTCATGAAGGGCTATCTGAAGAACGAAGCGGCGACCCGGGAGGCGTTCCGGGGCGGCTGGTTCCGCAGCGGCGACCTGGCCGTCATGCATTCCGACGGCTATGCCGAAATAAAAGACCGGGCCAAGGACATCATCATTTCGGGCGGGGAAAACATCTCCAGCCAGGAAGTCGAAGAAGTCCTGTACCGCCATCCCCGGGTGCTCGAGGCGGCGGTGGTGGCCATGCCGGACGACAAGTGGGGCGAAACGCCCTGCGCCTTCGTCGCCCTGAAGGACGCCGCGCAGGCAGCGGACGAGCAGGAGATCATCGCGTTTTGCAAAGCCAATATGGCTTCCTACAAAGCGCCCCGTAAAGTCGTCTTTGGCGAGCTACCCAAGACTTCCACAGGGAAGATCCGCAAAAACCTTCTGCGCGAGCAGCTGGCGCAGGAGGGCGGGTCCGGTTCGCGGGAAGACAGTACGCAAGGGAGGTAA
- a CDS encoding acyl-CoA dehydrogenase family protein: MDFTLSPRGEDYRSRIKAFVERELLPLEDHADSYDEHENIDASLLERMRDKARKQGLWCLQMPVERGGQGLGMAEMAACYEEMNRSIFGPVVFNSAAPDDGNMMVLNKVATEAQKKRWLQPIVDGRVQSSFVMTEPAPGSGSDPAMMQTTAERKGDRWVVNGVKHFITGAAAATHFILIARTSDDARKGLSAFLFHKDDPGWEIVRRIPIMGPEEHGGHCELRFDGLAIPDENRLMEVGDGLKLTQIRLGPARLTHCMRWLGLSKRSLEIAAEYVGHREAFGSRLADREGVQWMLGEAAMAIQTGRLLTMHAAWKLDQGDFARKEVSMAKVAVANVLQQSVDTAIQLCGARGYSKDTRLEWIYRYARQARLVDGASEVHKMVLSRQMMNEGDSFWKWG, translated from the coding sequence ATGGACTTTACCTTGTCGCCCCGGGGCGAAGACTACCGCAGCCGCATCAAGGCTTTTGTCGAGCGCGAGCTTCTTCCTCTCGAGGATCATGCCGACTCCTACGACGAGCACGAAAACATCGATGCCTCCTTGCTCGAGCGCATGCGCGACAAAGCCCGCAAGCAAGGCTTGTGGTGCCTGCAAATGCCCGTGGAAAGGGGCGGGCAGGGCTTGGGCATGGCCGAAATGGCAGCCTGCTACGAAGAAATGAACCGGTCCATATTCGGGCCGGTGGTGTTCAATTCGGCGGCGCCCGACGACGGCAACATGATGGTGCTGAACAAGGTCGCCACAGAAGCCCAGAAAAAACGCTGGCTGCAGCCCATCGTCGATGGCCGGGTGCAATCGTCCTTCGTCATGACCGAACCCGCGCCGGGTTCGGGGTCCGATCCGGCCATGATGCAGACCACCGCGGAGCGCAAGGGCGATCGCTGGGTCGTCAACGGCGTCAAGCATTTCATCACCGGCGCGGCCGCCGCCACCCATTTCATACTCATTGCGCGCACCTCCGATGACGCGCGCAAGGGCTTGTCGGCCTTCCTGTTCCATAAAGACGATCCGGGCTGGGAAATCGTCCGGCGCATACCCATCATGGGCCCCGAAGAACATGGCGGGCATTGCGAACTGCGTTTCGACGGGCTGGCCATACCCGATGAAAACCGCCTGATGGAGGTCGGCGACGGCCTGAAGCTCACGCAGATCCGCCTCGGGCCGGCGCGCCTGACTCATTGCATGCGCTGGCTGGGCCTGTCCAAGCGTTCGCTCGAGATCGCCGCCGAGTATGTCGGCCACCGGGAAGCCTTCGGTTCACGCCTCGCCGACCGCGAGGGCGTGCAATGGATGCTGGGCGAGGCCGCCATGGCGATCCAGACGGGCCGATTGCTGACCATGCATGCGGCCTGGAAGCTCGATCAGGGCGACTTCGCCCGCAAGGAAGTCTCCATGGCCAAGGTGGCGGTGGCCAATGTCTTGCAACAGTCCGTCGATACCGCCATCCAGCTGTGCGGCGCCCGGGGTTATTCGAAAGATACGCGGCTCGAATGGATATACCGCTATGCACGCCAGGCGCGGCTGGTGGATGGGGCGTCCGAGGTGCATAAAATGGTCTTGTCCCGGCAGATGATGAATGAGGGCGACTCGTTCTGGAAATGGGGCTAG
- a CDS encoding ABC transporter substrate-binding protein, with protein sequence MFKFLSQRPLLALALAGAFAAAPAQAAEEPIKIGAIYIMSGSAATYGKFAEQGIKLAMDEINASGGVLGRKLTLQLEDGQGKAAVAIQAARKLVYQDKADILMGLDSSGVAQGLVPVLPELGKPFIITHAATPDVTGKLCNAYTYRISVNVHQNMSGAAAIAAKTGAKKWTTIGPDYAFGHQSWEFFSKYLKEQMPDAQLMSETAFPRFGAEDFTPFINGVMENKPDGVLISLWGGDLVNFVRQANNRGFFKQGFQVLMTVGAATEVMSALGEQMPEGVWLGTRYWYGAHDNELNKKFVAAYQKNYGTPPSYNAEGAYVAVHAYKAAIEKAGKVDGKAVAQALSGLSIPAPTGTLTLRKGDNQALIGPTWGRTGAMNTQDKIRSLTEVQFFDGEKITPPVDPACKL encoded by the coding sequence ATGTTCAAGTTTCTATCTCAACGACCCCTTTTGGCGCTGGCTCTGGCCGGCGCGTTCGCGGCGGCGCCGGCCCAGGCGGCCGAAGAGCCCATCAAGATAGGCGCCATCTACATCATGTCGGGCAGCGCCGCCACCTACGGGAAATTCGCCGAGCAGGGCATCAAGCTGGCCATGGATGAAATCAACGCATCCGGCGGCGTGCTGGGGCGCAAGCTGACGCTGCAGCTGGAAGACGGCCAGGGCAAGGCCGCCGTGGCCATCCAGGCGGCGCGCAAGCTGGTCTACCAGGACAAGGCCGACATCCTGATGGGACTGGACAGCTCCGGCGTCGCGCAGGGCCTGGTGCCCGTGCTGCCCGAACTGGGCAAGCCCTTCATCATCACCCATGCGGCGACCCCCGACGTGACGGGCAAGCTGTGTAATGCCTACACCTACCGCATCAGCGTGAACGTCCATCAGAACATGTCCGGGGCGGCGGCCATTGCGGCAAAGACCGGCGCCAAGAAGTGGACCACCATAGGCCCCGATTACGCCTTCGGCCATCAGTCCTGGGAATTCTTCAGCAAGTATCTGAAAGAGCAGATGCCCGATGCCCAGCTCATGAGCGAAACGGCGTTTCCCCGATTCGGCGCCGAGGACTTCACCCCCTTCATCAATGGGGTCATGGAGAACAAGCCCGATGGCGTGCTGATTTCCCTGTGGGGCGGGGACCTGGTCAACTTCGTCCGCCAGGCCAATAACCGCGGCTTCTTCAAGCAGGGCTTCCAGGTGCTGATGACCGTGGGCGCGGCGACCGAAGTGATGTCGGCGCTGGGCGAGCAGATGCCCGAGGGCGTATGGCTGGGCACGCGCTACTGGTATGGCGCCCACGACAACGAGCTCAACAAGAAATTCGTCGCCGCCTATCAAAAGAACTACGGCACGCCGCCCAGCTACAACGCCGAAGGGGCCTATGTGGCCGTGCATGCCTACAAGGCGGCCATCGAGAAGGCCGGCAAGGTCGACGGCAAGGCGGTGGCCCAGGCGCTGTCAGGCCTGAGCATACCCGCTCCGACCGGCACCCTGACGCTGCGCAAGGGCGACAACCAGGCGCTCATCGGGCCGACCTGGGGGCGTACGGGCGCCATGAACACACAGGACAAGATCCGTTCATTGACCGAAGTGCAGTTCTTCGACGGCGAAAAAATCACGCCGCCCGTCGATCCCGCCTGCAAGCTCTGA
- a CDS encoding FUSC family protein: MIARIPQLQRFLYSHYFFGGLRQAIGVLLPALILMGVFQMYSVGMIAAIGAACVAIIDQPGGPRRYGTNGMLAAILLGSATAAVTGLASSHSLLIWLVVPCLCFLFSMFTVFGKQGGLLGFACLLIMTLTMRVPLDPHEVLQHTVYSFLGGVFYFVFSFAAHRLLWHREELQALSVALFATADYMAARSRFYDVNSDLDESYRLLIHAQSAMTDKHQAARDTVLRELPKGRGRADRLRTASLNIFIDMVALLDSLVATHTDYATLRRTLPNSDVLIFSRDALRKLSINVSAIAFNVARNRHVKERNSVKAELRAIEYELEKYREGGLADGDPEVYALLVQVLRRLRNATRLVDRMAGHLSGSGNTELVDMRLDKSLDRFLSRKTWRLGMLTSNLRMDSSHFRYASRVAIAALLAMTLSAALSHTPILGSMGSGLSAHSYWIVLTVLVVMKPGFALTRQRNGWRLVGTLIGCALALVLFNVTHSPDVYLAVLVVTCVLGYSLIQVNFMAAAIFNTLFVLLVFHFLSPTTNAVIGERLVDTFIGCGLALLCSYILPWWEHGFMASLARAARKSNQAFLKTGLRYAELTRAQAAAHAARNSQPQRETQGDGATVEPAAIEGLDTQQHEAEVRWRVARKNMHIAFGNFAAAFYRMMDEPIKRQNNVPELNNLLIQNHVLASQITSAIPILAGLDHVPEGIRKSLEAVELYLDDKDADPPASIETEGELAALAYPLRQMVKAAQLIRQEMRGLETAGSGS; this comes from the coding sequence ATGATCGCACGCATACCCCAGCTTCAGCGCTTTCTTTACAGCCACTATTTTTTCGGCGGCCTGCGGCAGGCCATAGGCGTGCTGCTTCCCGCCCTGATCCTGATGGGCGTGTTCCAGATGTACAGCGTGGGCATGATCGCCGCCATCGGCGCCGCCTGCGTGGCCATCATCGACCAGCCAGGCGGACCGCGGCGCTACGGCACCAATGGCATGCTGGCCGCCATCCTGCTGGGGTCGGCGACTGCCGCCGTGACCGGACTCGCGTCCTCGCACAGCCTGCTCATCTGGCTGGTGGTGCCCTGCCTGTGCTTTCTGTTTTCAATGTTCACGGTGTTCGGCAAGCAAGGCGGACTGCTGGGCTTTGCCTGCCTGCTGATCATGACACTGACCATGCGCGTGCCGCTGGATCCGCATGAAGTGCTCCAGCACACGGTTTATTCCTTCCTGGGCGGCGTCTTCTATTTTGTGTTCAGCTTCGCGGCCCACCGGCTGCTTTGGCATCGAGAGGAATTGCAGGCCCTGTCCGTCGCCCTGTTCGCGACCGCCGATTACATGGCCGCCAGGTCCCGCTTCTACGATGTGAATTCCGACCTGGACGAAAGCTATCGTCTTTTGATCCATGCCCAGTCGGCCATGACCGACAAGCATCAAGCGGCGCGCGACACGGTGCTGCGCGAGCTGCCCAAGGGCAGAGGCCGGGCCGATCGCCTGCGCACGGCATCGCTGAACATCTTCATCGACATGGTCGCGCTGCTGGACAGCCTGGTCGCCACGCATACCGACTATGCCACGCTGCGCCGCACCCTGCCCAACAGCGACGTGCTGATCTTCAGCCGGGATGCGCTGCGCAAGCTGTCCATCAACGTATCGGCCATCGCGTTCAATGTCGCGCGCAACCGGCATGTGAAGGAGCGCAACAGCGTGAAGGCCGAGCTGCGCGCCATCGAATACGAACTGGAAAAATACCGCGAAGGCGGACTGGCCGACGGCGACCCCGAGGTCTATGCCCTGTTGGTGCAGGTGCTGCGCCGCTTGCGCAATGCGACGCGCCTGGTCGACCGCATGGCCGGGCATCTGAGCGGCAGCGGCAATACCGAACTGGTGGATATGCGCCTGGACAAGTCGCTGGACCGATTCCTGTCGCGCAAGACCTGGCGCCTGGGCATGCTGACCAGCAACCTGCGCATGGATTCCTCGCATTTCCGCTATGCCTCCCGCGTGGCGATCGCCGCCTTGCTGGCCATGACGCTTTCAGCGGCGCTGTCGCACACCCCCATCCTTGGAAGCATGGGATCCGGGCTCAGCGCCCACAGCTATTGGATCGTCCTGACGGTGCTGGTGGTCATGAAGCCCGGCTTCGCCCTGACGCGCCAGCGCAACGGCTGGCGACTGGTGGGAACCCTGATAGGCTGCGCCCTGGCCCTGGTGCTGTTCAACGTCACGCATAGCCCCGATGTCTATCTTGCCGTCCTGGTCGTGACCTGCGTGCTGGGCTACAGCCTGATACAGGTGAATTTCATGGCAGCGGCCATCTTCAACACCTTGTTCGTGCTGCTGGTCTTCCACTTCCTGTCGCCCACCACCAATGCCGTCATAGGGGAAAGGCTGGTCGACACCTTCATAGGATGCGGGCTGGCGCTCCTGTGCAGCTACATCCTGCCTTGGTGGGAACACGGCTTCATGGCTTCGCTGGCCAGGGCCGCCAGGAAATCGAACCAGGCATTCCTGAAGACCGGGCTGCGCTACGCCGAGCTGACACGCGCTCAGGCAGCGGCGCATGCGGCGCGGAACAGCCAGCCGCAAAGGGAAACGCAGGGAGACGGCGCCACTGTCGAACCGGCAGCCATCGAAGGGCTGGATACCCAGCAGCACGAAGCGGAAGTCCGCTGGCGCGTGGCGCGCAAGAACATGCATATCGCCTTCGGCAATTTCGCGGCGGCCTTCTACCGGATGATGGACGAGCCGATCAAGCGCCAGAACAACGTTCCGGAACTGAACAACCTGCTTATCCAGAACCACGTCCTGGCGTCGCAAATCACCTCGGCCATACCTATTCTGGCCGGGCTCGATCACGTACCCGAGGGCATACGAAAATCGCTGGAAGCGGTCGAGCTGTATCTCGACGACAAGGATGCCGACCCGCCCGCCTCGATAGAAACCGAAGGCGAACTGGCGGCCCTGGCCTATCCATTGCGGCAGATGGTCAAGGCTGCGCAATTGATACGGCAGGAGATGCGCGGCCTTGAAACCGCCGGCAGCGGTTCATAG
- a CDS encoding phosphotransferase family protein, translated as MRPGFDHAKGGQMSPDDIQRALTLYVRQRTGARHVEPLAFSRLAGGAIQSNYALSVECAGGSRPGRLDLVVRSDSPSKVDASLAREQEFQVLRAAHQAGVTVPEPLWLCTDTSVIGHVFCVMARVPGLAQGRQLVREPRDEREAANIVGQLGRELARLHALRPPDARLDFLPVPQASPALWRIHAYRQALDRIPEPHPVLEWSLNWLEDNAPQSAGIVLCHGDFRSGNYMVDQGKVTGILDWEFAAWSDPYEDLGWLCAKSWRFGVNDKEVGGIGHKADLFAAYGQAAGHPVDGDTVLYWEAMGMTRWAIIALQQARRHISGGEASLELALTGRLLPEIEFDLLDHIHRRETA; from the coding sequence ATGCGACCCGGCTTCGACCACGCCAAGGGAGGGCAGATGAGCCCGGACGACATACAGCGCGCATTGACGCTTTATGTCCGGCAGCGGACAGGCGCGCGGCACGTCGAGCCGCTGGCCTTCTCGCGCCTGGCGGGCGGCGCCATACAAAGCAACTACGCCCTCTCTGTGGAATGCGCCGGCGGCAGCCGGCCGGGCAGGCTGGACCTGGTCGTGCGCAGCGATTCGCCGTCCAAGGTCGATGCCAGCCTTGCCCGCGAGCAGGAATTCCAGGTCTTGCGGGCGGCTCATCAGGCCGGGGTGACGGTGCCCGAGCCGCTATGGCTGTGCACCGATACATCAGTCATCGGCCATGTGTTCTGCGTCATGGCCCGCGTGCCGGGCCTGGCGCAGGGACGACAACTGGTGCGCGAGCCGCGGGACGAGCGGGAGGCCGCAAATATCGTCGGGCAATTGGGCCGCGAATTGGCCCGCCTGCATGCGCTGCGCCCGCCCGACGCAAGACTGGACTTTCTTCCCGTGCCGCAGGCTTCCCCGGCGTTGTGGCGCATACATGCCTACCGCCAGGCGCTGGACCGCATACCGGAGCCGCACCCGGTGCTGGAATGGTCCCTGAACTGGCTGGAGGACAATGCGCCGCAAAGCGCGGGCATCGTCCTGTGCCATGGCGATTTCCGCAGCGGCAATTACATGGTCGATCAGGGGAAGGTCACCGGCATTCTCGACTGGGAGTTCGCCGCCTGGAGCGATCCCTACGAAGACCTGGGGTGGCTGTGCGCCAAAAGCTGGCGCTTCGGGGTCAACGACAAGGAGGTCGGCGGAATCGGGCACAAGGCGGATCTGTTCGCCGCCTATGGACAGGCGGCCGGCCATCCGGTCGATGGCGATACTGTGCTCTATTGGGAAGCCATGGGCATGACGCGCTGGGCCATCATCGCCTTGCAGCAGGCCCGGCGCCATATTTCCGGCGGCGAGGCTTCGCTGGAGCTGGCGCTGACCGGGCGGCTGCTGCCCGAAATCGAGTTCGACCTGCTCGACCATATCCACCGGCGGGAGACTGCATGA
- a CDS encoding DUF6285 domain-containing protein yields MNNRPYGNELLDVARRTLLDELLPLLPGEKAYEALMVANAMAIASRELAPHAADDRAARREIQRFLADIGQGDAVEPTEHALAAQIRKRAVRGADSARLHQLLLTLTRAKLLLSNPRHPDR; encoded by the coding sequence ATGAATAACCGGCCTTACGGAAACGAACTGCTGGACGTGGCCCGGCGCACACTGCTCGACGAGCTGTTGCCTTTGCTGCCCGGCGAAAAAGCCTACGAGGCGCTCATGGTCGCCAATGCGATGGCGATCGCCTCGCGTGAACTGGCGCCGCATGCGGCCGATGACCGGGCCGCCCGTCGCGAGATCCAGCGCTTCCTTGCCGACATCGGCCAGGGCGATGCGGTCGAGCCCACCGAGCATGCCCTGGCCGCGCAGATACGCAAGCGCGCCGTCCGCGGGGCGGACTCCGCCCGCCTGCATCAACTGCTGCTGACGCTGACGCGCGCCAAGCTGTTGCTGTCCAATCCCAGGCATCCGGATCGATAG
- a CDS encoding branched-chain amino acid ABC transporter permease encodes MSSIGLALLNSLDIGLLLFVIAIGLNIIFGVLNVINFAHGALYMLGAYLAYSCIILWGLPFWLTLLVAPLGVAALAVLIDRLMLRFIYQREISDSLLLTFALLLILNESVRLVWGTGIHVVDPPSLLQGTVALPGGVTYPVYSLFVVGVGLVFVCGLWFLFNRTRAGKIMRAAALDREMAQALCINTKLVITAVFAFGAWLAAVGGVVAAPMRAIDPGMGDKIIIESFIVVVIGGLGSFPGALLGAIVLGLIHGLGGRFLPEINLILPFVGMAVVLLLKPHGLMGKGATL; translated from the coding sequence ATGAGCAGTATCGGTTTGGCTTTGCTCAACAGTCTGGATATCGGCTTGTTGTTGTTCGTTATCGCCATCGGACTGAACATCATTTTCGGCGTTTTGAACGTCATCAATTTCGCCCATGGGGCGCTGTACATGCTGGGGGCCTATCTGGCCTACTCGTGCATCATCCTGTGGGGCCTGCCATTCTGGCTGACCTTGCTGGTGGCGCCGCTGGGCGTGGCCGCACTGGCGGTGCTCATCGACAGGCTGATGCTGCGCTTCATCTACCAGCGCGAGATCTCCGACAGCCTGCTGCTGACCTTCGCGTTGTTGCTGATCCTCAACGAATCCGTGCGGCTGGTATGGGGCACGGGCATACACGTCGTCGATCCGCCGTCCCTGCTGCAAGGCACGGTGGCCTTGCCGGGCGGGGTCACCTATCCCGTCTACAGCCTGTTCGTGGTGGGGGTGGGCCTGGTCTTCGTATGCGGCCTGTGGTTTCTGTTCAATCGCACGCGGGCGGGCAAGATCATGCGCGCGGCCGCGCTGGACCGCGAAATGGCGCAGGCGCTGTGCATCAACACCAAGCTGGTCATTACCGCCGTGTTCGCTTTCGGCGCCTGGCTGGCCGCGGTGGGGGGCGTGGTCGCCGCGCCCATGCGCGCCATCGACCCGGGGATGGGCGACAAGATCATCATCGAAAGCTTCATCGTCGTCGTCATTGGCGGGCTGGGCAGCTTCCCGGGCGCCTTGCTGGGCGCCATCGTGCTGGGCCTCATCCATGGGCTGGGCGGCCGCTTCCTGCCTGAAATCAATCTCATCCTGCCTTTCGTGGGCATGGCCGTCGTCCTGCTGCTCAAGCCCCACGGCCTGATGGGGAAGGGGGCTACCCTATGA
- a CDS encoding SDR family NAD(P)-dependent oxidoreductase, with amino-acid sequence MDVGFRLDGKVALVTGAAGALGSHFAGTLGHAGATVVLAGRRLQPLKELAARLHSNHITAHPVHMDVGDPASVEQAFDEAWSLCGGVDVLVCNAGVAVNKKALDIPFDEWSQVVDTNLKGSWLVCRQAARRLADAGRPGSIITVTSILGHRVAAAVLPYAASKAGLEHMTRAMALEWARHGIRVNALAPGYIETSLNSDFFASEAGQALIRRIPQRRLGRPQDLDGALLLLASDASLYMTGSSIVVDGGHLQSSL; translated from the coding sequence ATGGATGTCGGATTCCGCTTGGATGGCAAGGTCGCGCTGGTAACCGGGGCGGCCGGGGCGCTGGGCTCGCACTTCGCGGGCACCCTGGGCCACGCCGGCGCAACCGTCGTCCTGGCCGGCCGCCGTCTCCAGCCCCTGAAGGAGCTGGCGGCCCGGCTGCACAGCAACCACATTACCGCGCATCCGGTGCACATGGATGTCGGCGACCCCGCCAGTGTGGAGCAAGCCTTTGACGAGGCCTGGTCGCTTTGCGGCGGTGTCGATGTCCTGGTTTGCAACGCCGGCGTGGCGGTCAACAAAAAGGCGCTCGACATCCCGTTCGACGAATGGTCGCAGGTGGTCGACACCAATCTGAAAGGCAGCTGGCTGGTGTGCCGGCAGGCCGCCCGCCGTCTGGCGGACGCCGGCAGGCCCGGTTCCATCATCACGGTCACATCCATACTGGGGCATCGTGTGGCCGCCGCCGTCTTGCCTTATGCCGCGTCGAAGGCGGGGCTGGAGCACATGACCCGAGCCATGGCGCTCGAATGGGCCCGCCATGGCATCCGGGTCAACGCGCTGGCTCCGGGATACATAGAAACCAGTCTGAACAGCGATTTTTTCGCATCGGAAGCGGGGCAGGCCCTGATACGGCGCATTCCCCAGCGTCGACTGGGCAGGCCGCAAGACCTGGATGGCGCCTTGCTGCTGCTTGCATCCGATGCCTCCCTTTACATGACCGGCAGTTCCATCGTGGTGGACGGCGGTCATTTGCAGTCTTCTCTTTAA
- the yaaA gene encoding peroxide stress protein YaaA: MLLLLSPAKKLDYDTPVRTTLHTQPLFADQAAGLIKVLKKKSAAEVADLMKISEALARLNVDRYAAWKPQFDQTNSRQAVLAFNGDVYEGLDAPSLSDAQLKWAQEHLALLSGLYGVLRPLDLMRPYRLEMGTRLETGKGRNLYEYWGSSIAAHLNERLDAMPGAKKARVVLNLASEEYFKSVDLKTLQARVVQCVFQDYKNGAWKVISFHAKRARGLMARHVIENKISAVDALQGFASEGYAYAAAESSVDKLVFRRKQG; the protein is encoded by the coding sequence ATGCTGTTGCTCCTGTCGCCGGCGAAAAAGCTGGACTACGATACGCCTGTGCGCACCACCTTGCATACGCAACCCTTGTTCGCGGATCAGGCGGCCGGCCTGATCAAGGTGCTGAAGAAAAAGTCCGCCGCCGAAGTGGCCGACTTGATGAAGATCAGCGAGGCATTGGCCAGGCTGAACGTAGACCGCTATGCCGCCTGGAAGCCGCAATTCGATCAGACCAATTCACGTCAGGCCGTGCTGGCCTTCAACGGCGATGTCTATGAAGGCCTGGATGCGCCCAGCTTGTCGGATGCGCAGCTCAAGTGGGCGCAGGAACACCTGGCGCTGCTTAGCGGCTTGTATGGCGTGCTCAGGCCCCTGGACCTGATGCGTCCCTATCGGCTTGAAATGGGCACGCGGCTGGAAACCGGCAAGGGCAGGAATCTGTACGAATACTGGGGCAGTTCGATTGCCGCCCACCTGAATGAACGCCTGGATGCGATGCCGGGCGCGAAAAAGGCGCGGGTGGTGCTGAACCTTGCATCCGAAGAGTATTTCAAATCGGTGGACCTGAAAACCCTGCAGGCCCGGGTGGTGCAATGCGTCTTCCAGGACTACAAGAACGGCGCCTGGAAAGTGATCAGCTTCCATGCCAAGCGGGCGCGTGGCCTGATGGCCCGCCATGTCATTGAAAATAAAATCTCGGCGGTGGACGCTTTGCAGGGCTTTGCCAGCGAAGGCTACGCCTATGCCGCCGCCGAATCCAGCGTCGATAAGCTGGTATTCAGGCGCAAGCAGGGCTGA